GCTACCTGTCCAGCGGCTTCGACTGGCAGGCGCATTACGTCGGCACGCTCAGCGCCACGGACGAGACGATGCGGCTGGTCTCGTGGCTGACGGTGCTCAACACCAACGGGCAGAGCTTCCCCGATGCGGAGATGCTGGTCGTCGCCGGCGGGCTCAGCGTGACGAGCGATTTCCGCCGGATGTCGGAGCCGCCGCAGAGCCGCCCGCTGCGGCTGGAATGCTATCCCATCGGCAGCACGGCGCGCGGTTCGCCGGTGCCCTATTACGGGCCGGCTGCCGTTCCACCGCCGCCTCCTCCGCCGCCGCCACCGGTCGCGGCCCCCGCTTTCGAAGCTGATTCGATTATCGTGACCGGTTCGTCAATGAAGCGTTCGTTCGAAGATGCGACCGTGGGATTGTCGGTCGTCGCGCAGGAAGAGGAGCTGGGCGACCTCAAGCTGTTCCGCGTTCCGGTGCCGGTCAATGTGGCGGCCAGCGGGATCAAGCAGGTTGCCTTCCTGCAACAGGATGCGGTCGCCGCATCGCTGCTCTATCTCGCCGACTGCGGGCCGAACGACGATTTCGACGACGATACGGACGAGGGCGATTACGATCCGCTCGGCATGCTGCTGAAAGGCAAGAACGACCTCGAGAACGGCCTCGGCCAGGCGCTGCCGATGGGCGAGCTGAGCCTGTTCGAACCATCGGACTTCGGCCCGCAGCTGGTCGCACAGCTGGACCTGCGCGATTTTGCGCGCGGGCAGGATATCGAACTGGAACTGGGTGAAAGCGCGCAGGTGCAGGGCACTTGCGGCTATCGCGGCGACGATGGTCCCTCCGACCGGCCGGGCAGGTGGACACGGATGCGTGGGAAAATTGCCAACGCCAATCCCCATCCCGTGCGCGTCCGCATTCGCCTCGCCGACACGCCGGACCTGCAGGTTCGCTGGCCGGACGGGACGGACTTCGTGAAGGACGGCTACCGCGTCGCGGAGGTGACGGTGCCCGCCAATGCCACCCGCCGCTACGACTGGCGCGTGCGCGACCGTTCGGGCCGGTAGGATACCTCCCGCAAATATTTTCGTTCCACTCTTGTTCTTTTGGAACAAAGCAGATACATCGCTCATATGTTGAAGGCCTGCCACAGGGGGTAGGCAACTGACGGAGGCGATGTCATGGCTGCCAATCTCAAGCTTGTGGAAGGTAAGGAAACCAACGTGGACCGTCAGAAGGCACTCGATGCCGCACTCGCACAGATAGACCGCGCATTCGGCAAGGGCTCGGCGATGAAGCTGGGCTCCAAGGAAGCGATGAACGTCGAATCGATTTCGACCGGTTCGCTCGGCCTCGACATCGCGCTCGGCATCGGCGGCCTCCCGAAAGGCCGCGTGATCGAGGTCTACGGGCCGGAAAGCTCGGGCAAGACCACGCTGGCGCTGCACGTCATCGCCGAAGCGCAGAAGGCCGGCGGCACGGCGGCTTTCGTGGATGCGGAACATGCGCTCGATCCCGTCTATGCCAAGAAGCTGGGCGTCGACATCGACGAACTGATCGTCTCGCAGCCCGACACGGGCGAGCAGGCGCTGGAAATCACCGACACGCTGGTGCGGTCGAACGCGATCGACGTGCTGGTGGTGGACTCGGTTGCCGCGCTGGTCCCGCGCGCGGAAATCGAAGGCGAGATGGGCGACAGCCACGTCGGCCTGCAGGCCCGCCTGATGTCGCAATCGCTGCGCAAGCTGACCGGCTCGATCAACCGCAGCAAGTGCATGGTGATCTTCATCAATCAGCTGCGCATGAAGATCGGTGTGATGTACGGCAACCCGGAAACCACGACCGGCGGCAACGCGCTGAAGTTCTACGCGTCCGTCCGCCTCGACATCCGCCGCACCGGCCAGATCAAGGACCGGGACGAGATCATCGGCAACTCGACCCGCGTGAAAGTGGTCAAGAACAAGGTCGCCCCGCCGTTCAAGCAAGTCGAATTCGACATCATGTACGGCAAGGGCATTTCGAAGACGGGCGAAATTCTCGACCTCGGCGTGAAGGCCGGCATCGTCGAGAAGTCGGGCAGCTGGTTCAGCTACGACAGCATCCGCATCGGCCAGGGGCGCGAGAATTCGAAGACCTATCTCGACGAGAACCCC
This sequence is a window from Alteriqipengyuania flavescens. Protein-coding genes within it:
- a CDS encoding DUF4139 domain-containing protein, whose amino-acid sequence is MRPAALLIAVTLLAALPAAAQEAAEERVSVEASAPRDVAVTIYRDPYRGEGGQMNARFPRGFGMISETRTVTLPAGRSTIRFEGVAEGMVAVSAIVTGLPGGTIEKNRNADLLSPASLVDGTLGNQVTITRTNPATGESVSEPATVRTRADGGLVLETEEGFTAVRCSGVPERLTFNRVPDGLSAQPVYSVDTFSETGGTYTVQLSYLSSGFDWQAHYVGTLSATDETMRLVSWLTVLNTNGQSFPDAEMLVVAGGLSVTSDFRRMSEPPQSRPLRLECYPIGSTARGSPVPYYGPAAVPPPPPPPPPPVAAPAFEADSIIVTGSSMKRSFEDATVGLSVVAQEEELGDLKLFRVPVPVNVAASGIKQVAFLQQDAVAASLLYLADCGPNDDFDDDTDEGDYDPLGMLLKGKNDLENGLGQALPMGELSLFEPSDFGPQLVAQLDLRDFARGQDIELELGESAQVQGTCGYRGDDGPSDRPGRWTRMRGKIANANPHPVRVRIRLADTPDLQVRWPDGTDFVKDGYRVAEVTVPANATRRYDWRVRDRSGR
- the recA gene encoding recombinase RecA; translation: MAANLKLVEGKETNVDRQKALDAALAQIDRAFGKGSAMKLGSKEAMNVESISTGSLGLDIALGIGGLPKGRVIEVYGPESSGKTTLALHVIAEAQKAGGTAAFVDAEHALDPVYAKKLGVDIDELIVSQPDTGEQALEITDTLVRSNAIDVLVVDSVAALVPRAEIEGEMGDSHVGLQARLMSQSLRKLTGSINRSKCMVIFINQLRMKIGVMYGNPETTTGGNALKFYASVRLDIRRTGQIKDRDEIIGNSTRVKVVKNKVAPPFKQVEFDIMYGKGISKTGEILDLGVKAGIVEKSGSWFSYDSIRIGQGRENSKTYLDENPEVRDKLEAAIRGKTDEVAEEMMTGPDAED